The following are from one region of the Lacinutrix sp. Bg11-31 genome:
- a CDS encoding alpha/beta hydrolase yields the protein MKIKFLIVLLFVGSLSSAQEKNYTAQEIAINKLIDGTLLLPNGIEKPNLVIIIAGSGPTDRDGNQNFLKGNSLKKLAQGLSAKNIATFRYDKRIVKQIRKGNVDKDMMFDDFVVDAKSVLTYFKDTKNYNKIYIAGHSQGSMVGMLAAKGNADGFISLAGAGQSIDKVIIEQVEKTAPMFLEDTKRVFKVLQGGKTTSDFPPALASIFNIDVQPFIANWMSYNPQVEIKKLNMPILIINGTKDLQVSEAEAKLLKEAAPKAEIIIIAKMNHILVPIEGDNLENSKSYNETARKLAPELLEAIVEFVK from the coding sequence ATGAAAATAAAGTTTCTAATTGTTTTATTGTTTGTTGGGAGTTTAAGTAGTGCTCAAGAAAAAAACTATACAGCTCAAGAAATTGCCATAAACAAACTAATTGATGGCACGCTCCTACTTCCTAATGGTATTGAAAAACCAAATTTGGTAATTATTATTGCTGGTTCTGGACCTACAGATCGCGATGGAAATCAGAACTTTCTAAAAGGTAACTCACTTAAAAAATTAGCACAAGGTCTTTCAGCAAAAAACATTGCAACCTTTCGTTACGATAAGCGCATAGTAAAACAAATAAGAAAAGGAAATGTAGATAAAGACATGATGTTTGATGATTTTGTAGTAGATGCAAAATCTGTACTCACTTATTTTAAAGACACTAAAAACTATAACAAAATATACATTGCTGGACACAGCCAAGGTAGTATGGTTGGAATGCTAGCTGCAAAGGGCAATGCAGATGGTTTTATATCGCTAGCTGGAGCTGGACAATCTATAGATAAGGTTATTATTGAACAAGTAGAAAAAACAGCACCAATGTTTTTAGAAGATACCAAACGTGTATTTAAAGTTTTGCAAGGAGGTAAAACAACTTCAGATTTCCCACCTGCTTTAGCTTCTATATTTAATATAGATGTACAACCGTTTATTGCAAATTGGATGTCTTACAATCCTCAAGTTGAAATTAAAAAATTGAACATGCCAATACTTATAATTAATGGCACAAAAGATTTACAGGTTTCAGAGGCTGAAGCTAAGCTTTTAAAAGAAGCTGCTCCTAAAGCAGAAATAATAATTATTGCTAAAATGAATCATATCTTGGTTCCTATAGAAGGTGATAATTTAGAAAATTCTAAATCTTATAACGAAACTGCTAGAAAATTAGCTCCCGAATTACTTGAGGCTATTGTTGAATTTGTAAAGTAA
- a CDS encoding alpha-ketoglutarate-dependent dioxygenase AlkB: MFYSEETPLNLPDSDISYFPNFFSKTEAHAFYSSILNETNWKQDNITVYGKTYEQPRLTALFGNNNKPYSYSNITMRPEAFTGLLLKIKSKIETKTDAKFTTCLANLYRDGNDSNSWHADNEKELGKNPIIASVTLGAARYFNLKHKNVKSLNQKLLLENGSLLLMQGETQHHWLHQIAKTKKEVKPRINLTFRVIR, translated from the coding sequence ATGTTTTATTCGGAAGAAACACCACTCAATCTACCAGACTCAGACATTAGTTATTTTCCAAATTTCTTTTCTAAAACTGAAGCACATGCGTTTTACAGTTCAATTCTAAATGAAACCAATTGGAAACAAGATAATATTACTGTCTATGGAAAAACGTATGAACAACCAAGGTTAACAGCACTTTTTGGGAATAATAACAAACCATACAGTTATTCCAATATTACAATGCGTCCTGAAGCATTTACTGGTCTTTTATTAAAAATAAAGTCTAAAATTGAAACAAAAACAGATGCAAAATTTACAACTTGTTTGGCAAATTTGTATCGAGATGGTAACGATAGTAATAGTTGGCACGCAGATAACGAAAAAGAGTTAGGTAAAAATCCTATTATAGCTTCTGTAACATTAGGTGCAGCACGTTACTTTAATTTAAAACATAAAAACGTTAAGAGCTTAAATCAAAAATTATTATTAGAAAATGGTAGTCTATTATTAATGCAAGGCGAAACACAACACCATTGGTTACACCAAATAGCAAAGACTAAAAAAGAGGTAAAACCTAGAATTAACCTAACCTTTAGAGTTATTCGTTAA